A DNA window from Pungitius pungitius chromosome 1, fPunPun2.1, whole genome shotgun sequence contains the following coding sequences:
- the kirrel1a gene encoding kin of IRRE-like protein 1a isoform X1, whose translation MQRLLLLSLLLSFQTVWTARFSQEPADQSVVRGQRVLLSCVVFNYSGIVQWTKDGLALGIGEDLRAWPRYRVLRVQELGQYNLEILSADLSDDSLYECQAPDAALRSRRAKLTVLIPPDNPVIDGGPEVLLNAGESYNLSCVSRGAKPPSMIEWLKDGLPVDGAASTTEVLPDRKRVTTHSYLPIQPVDSDTGRNYSCVATNLAVPTGKSTTVTLNVHHSPTVTLSIEPRSVLEGDRVTFTCQAHANPPIMGYSWAKGGVVLQGARESVFTTKADHSFFTEPVSCLVFNAVGKTNVSILVDVHFGPILLVEPQPKTVDVDSDVTLNCKWAGNPPLTLTWFKKGSNMVLSNSNQLYLKSVSQADAGQYVCKAIVPRIGVGETEVTLTVNGPPIISSDAVQYAVKGERGEVKCYIASTPPPDKIVWAWKENVWEKEKGTLLERYTVEQSKSSAEGGGVLSTLTINNVMESDFLSNYNCTAWNSFGPGTMIITLEETEEVPVGIIAGGTVGSTILLFIFLLVLVLIFYRQRKGSRRGVTLGKPDIKVETINKETHSLEEDSGSVSTASRMVKAMYSFLPSVSFSPSNQPFKDDIELKSDLRSDTLDTRQEYDLKDPTNGYYNVRASTHDEGRPASRSTLHYSDYRSPAGTPGGAASISSSAGGSGATASGGAPGPPGPLTSPGRPQACYDPRPPSRLSHISYAQFNTFTRAGQSQQQQQQQQPPPNPSVASDFPGDCSLLDSTSQLAYDNYGYPSHYQTYRMGFAPSSLATLEACPSYEMYGLGSGVGPGVGPGVGPGVGPGVGPVVGPGVGPGLGGPGVAVGPGGPAPSGSETGLGKYGSSTRFSYTSQHSDYSHSRHTQRMQTHV comes from the exons AtgcagaggctgctgctccTGAGTTTGCTGTTGAGTTTTCAAACTG tGTGGACAGCGAGGTTCTCTCAGGAGCCGGCAGACCAGTCGGTGGTGCGGGGCCAGAGGGTGCTCCTGTCCTGTGTTGTCTTCAACTACTCGGGCATTGTTCAGTGGACCAAAGATGGCCTGGCTCTGGGCATCGGAGAGGACCTGCGGG CCTGGCCCAGGTACCGCGTGCTGCGCGTGCAGGAGTTGGGCCAGTACAACCTGGAGATCTTGTCTGCTGATCTGTCTGATGACTCCCTGTACGAGTGCCAGGCCCCCGATGCCGCCCTGAGGTCCAGGAGGGCCAAACTTACCGTGCTCA TCCCCCCAGACAACCCAGTTATCGATGGGGGTCCGGAGGTGTTGCTGAATGCGGGGGAGTCCTACAACCTGAGCTGCGTGTCCCGAGGGGCCAAACCCCCTTCTATGATCGAGTGGCTTAAAGACGGTCTACCTGTGGATGGGGCTGCCAGCACCACT GAGGTGCTTCCGGACAGGAAGAGGGTGACCACGCATAGCTACCTGCCCATCCAGCCCGTCGACTCCGACACCGGGAGGAACTACAGCTGTGTGGCCACCAACCTGGCTGTTCCCACGGGAAAAAGCACAACGGTCACCCTCAACGTTCATC ATTCCCCGACAGTGACCTTGTCCATCGAGCCTCGCTCTGTCCTGGAGGGGGACAGAGTCACCTTCACCTGCCAGGCTCACGCCAACCCTCCTATTATGGGCTACAG TTGGGCCAAGGGCGGCGTGGTGCTACAGGGCGCCAGGGAGAGCGTGTTCACCACCAAGGCCGACCACTCCTTCTTCACCGAGCCTGTCTCATGTCTGGTTTTCAACGCTGTGGGAAAGACCAACGTCAGCATCCTGGTAGACGTTCACT TCGGTCCAATTCTGTTGGTGGAGCCGCAGCCAAAAACAGTAGACGTTGACTCTGATGTCACCCTAAACTGCAAATGGGCTGGGAACCCTCCTCTCACACTTACCTGGTTCAAAAAGGGTTCGAACATG GTTCTGAGTAACAGCAACCAGCTGTATCTGAAGTCAGTGAGCCAGGCGGATGCCGGCCAGTATGTGTGTAAGGCCATCGTCCCGCGGATAGGAGTAGGAGAGACGGAGGTCACACTCACCGTCAACG GTCCCCCCATCATCTCCAGTGATGCCGTCCAGTATGCtgtgaaaggagagagaggagaggtcaAATGCTACATAGCCAGCACACCACCTCCAGATAAGATT gtCTGGGCGTGGAAGGAGAACgtgtgggagaaggagaaggggacGCTGCTGGAGAGGTACACGGTGGAGCAGAGCAAATCGTCTGCCGAGGGGGGCGGCGTCCTCTCCACCCTCACCATCAACAACGTGATGGAGTCAGACTTCCTGTCCAACTACAACTGCACGGCCTGGAACTCGTTCGGCCCGGGCACCATGATCATCACATTGGAGGAGACGG AGGAAGTCCCGGTGGGGATCATAGCTGGTGGGACGGTGGGCTCTACCATCCTGCTGTTCATCTTTCTGCTGGTCCTCGTTTTGATCTTCTACCGGCAGCGCAAAGGCA GTCGGCGCGGGGTCACGCTGGGTAAGCCCGACATCAAGGTGGAGACGATAAACAAGGAGACCCACAGCTTAGAGGAGGACTCCGGCAGCGTGTCCACGGCTTCGCGCATGGTCAAGGCCATGTACTCG TTTCTCCCCTCTgtgtccttctctccttccaATCAGCCCTTTAAAGATGACATAGAGCTCAAGTCTGACCTCCGCAGCGACACCCTGGACACCCGCCAGGAGTATGACCTGAAG GACCCCACCAATGGCTACTACAACGTGCGAGCCTCCACCCACGATGAAGGGCGCCCTGCCTCCCGCTCCACCTTGCACTATTCCGACTACCGCTCCCCCGCGGGGACACCGGGGGGGGCGGCATCTATCAGCAGCAGTGCCGGGGGCTCAGGAGCCACGGCCAGCGGAGGAGCCCCGGGTCCCCCAGGCCCCCTCACCTCTCCGGGCCGCCCGCAGGCTTGCtatgacccccgccccccctccagacTGTCCCACATCAGCTACGCCCAGTTCAACACCTTCACCCGCGCAGGccagagccagcagcagcagcagcagcagcagccgccacCTAACCCCTCAGTGGCCAGCGACTTCCCGGGAGACTGCAGCCTCCTGGACTCCACCTCCCAGCTGGCCTACGACAACTACGGATACCCCTCGCACTACCAGACCTACCGCATGGGCTTCGCCCCGTCCAGCCTGGCCACGCTGGAGGCCTGCCCATCCTATGAGATGTACGGGTTGGGATCCGGGGTGGGACCAGGGGTGGGACCAGGGGTGGGACCAGGGGTGGGACCAGGGGTGGGACCCGTAGTGGGACCCGGGGTGGGCCCCGGCTTGGGGGGCCCGGGGGTCGCCGTGGGTCCCGGAGGTCCCGCTCCCTCAGGATCAGAGACTGGACTAGGGAAGTACGGCAGCTCCACTCGCTTCTCCTACACCTCGCAACACTCTGACTACTCCCACAgccgacacacacagaggatgcaGACTCATGTGTGA
- the ndufs2 gene encoding NADH dehydrogenase [ubiquinone] iron-sulfur protein 2, mitochondrial: MAATMLRSLTKLGRPSTKLILNNNLLSPGCTVVQNRQKQWQPDVEWTEQFAGAVMYPTALNEKWVPPPWNDKDPPAEKDVSNLTINFGPQHPAAHGVLRLVLELSGESVKKCDPHIGLLHRGTEKLIEYKTYLQALPYFDRLDYVSMMCNEEAYSLAVEKLLNIQAPPRAEWIRVLYGEMTRILNHIMAVTTHALDIGAMTPFFWLFEEREKMFEFYERVSGARMHAAYIRPGGVHQDLPLGLMDDIYVWCKNFSIRIDEVEEMLTNNRIWKNRTVDIGVVTAEEALNYGFSGVMLRGSGIKWDLRKSQPYDKYDQVEFDVPIGSKGDCYDRYLCRVEEMRQSLRIMHQALNKMPEGEIKVDDAKVAPPKRSEMKTSMESLIHHFKLYTEGYQVPPGATYTAVEAPKGEFGVYLISDGSSRPYRCKIKAPGFAHLAGLDKMAKGHMLADVVAIIGTQDIVFGEVDR; the protein is encoded by the exons ATGGCGGCCACGATGCTAAGGTCGCTTACTAAACTAGGACGTCCTTCAACGAAATTAATATTGAATAATAATTTGCTGAGTCCTGGCTGCACTGTTGTGCAAAACAG gcAGAAACAATGGCAGCCAGATGTGGAGTGGACGGAGCAGTTTGCTGGGGCGGTGATGTACCCCACTGCCCTCAATGAGAAGTGGGTCCCACCCCCCTGGAATg ACAAAGATCCTCCTGCAGAGAAGGATGTGTCCAACTTGACCATAAACTTCGGTCCCCAGCACCCTGCTGCTCACGGTGTGCTGCGTCTTGTCTTGGAGCTCAGCGGGGAGTCCGTCAAGAAATGTGACCCCCACATCGGCCTGCTCCACCGTGGCACAGAGAAGCTCATAGAATACAAGACCTACCTGCAG GCGCTGCCCTACTTTGACCGCCTAGACTATGTTTCCATGATGTGCAATGAGGAGGCCTACTCTCTAGCAGTGGAGAAGCTGCTCAACATCCAAGCTCCCCCCCGTGCAGAGTGGATCAGAG TTCTGTACGGAGAGATGACTCGCATCCTGAACCACATCATGGCCGTCACCACTCACGCCCTGGACATTGGTGCCATGACACCCTTCTTCTGGCTgtttgaagagagagagaag atGTTTGAGTTTTATGAGCGAGTGTCTGGAGCCCGGATGCACGCTGCATACATTCGACCTGGCGGTGTGCATCAG GATTTGCCCCTTGGTCTGATGGATGACATCTATGTGTGGTGCAAGAATTTTTCCATTCGGATTGATGAAGTAGAAGAG ATGTTGACCAACAATCGCATCTGGAAGAATCGCACCGTGGACATTGGGGTGGTTACTGCTGAGGAGGCCCTCAACTATGGCTTCAG CGGAGTGATGCTGCGTGGGTCCGGCATCAAGTGGGACCTGAGAAAGTCTCAGCCTTACGACAAGTATGACCAAGTGGAGTTTGACGTCCCCATTGGAAGCAAAGGAGACTGCTATGACAG GTATCTGTGCAGAGTGGAGGAGATGAGGCAGTCTCTGCGGATCATGCACCAGGCGCTGAACAAGATGCCAGAAGGAGAGATTAAGGTGGATGATGCCAAGGTTGCCCCACCCAAGAGGTCTGAGATGAAG ACCTCCATGGAGTCTCTTATCCACCACTTTAAACTGTACACAGAGGGCTACCAGGTCCCCCCAGGGGCCACATACACTGCTGTGGAGGCACCTAAG GGAGAGTTTGGTGTTTATTTGATATCAGATGGCTCCAGCAGACCCTATCGCTGCAAGATCAAAGCTCCTGGATTCGCTCACTTG GCTGGTCTGGATAAAATGGCCAAAGGACACATGCTCGCTGATGTTGTGGCCATTATTG GCACACAGGACATAGTGTTTGGCGAAGTCGATCGTTAG
- the kirrel1a gene encoding kin of IRRE-like protein 1a isoform X2, which yields MQRLLLLSLLLSFQTVWTARFSQEPADQSVVRGQRVLLSCVVFNYSGIVQWTKDGLALGIGEDLRAWPRYRVLRVQELGQYNLEILSADLSDDSLYECQAPDAALRSRRAKLTVLIPPDNPVIDGGPEVLLNAGESYNLSCVSRGAKPPSMIEWLKDGLPVDGAASTTEVLPDRKRVTTHSYLPIQPVDSDTGRNYSCVATNLAVPTGKSTTVTLNVHHSPTVTLSIEPRSVLEGDRVTFTCQAHANPPIMGYSWAKGGVVLQGARESVFTTKADHSFFTEPVSCLVFNAVGKTNVSILVDVHFGPILLVEPQPKTVDVDSDVTLNCKWAGNPPLTLTWFKKGSNMVLSNSNQLYLKSVSQADAGQYVCKAIVPRIGVGETEVTLTVNGPPIISSDAVQYAVKGERGEVKCYIASTPPPDKIVWAWKENVWEKEKGTLLERYTVEQSKSSAEGGGVLSTLTINNVMESDFLSNYNCTAWNSFGPGTMIITLEETEEVPVGIIAGGTVGSTILLFIFLLVLVLIFYRQRKGSRRGVTLGKPDIKVETINKETHSLEEDSGSVSTASRMVKAMYSPFKDDIELKSDLRSDTLDTRQEYDLKDPTNGYYNVRASTHDEGRPASRSTLHYSDYRSPAGTPGGAASISSSAGGSGATASGGAPGPPGPLTSPGRPQACYDPRPPSRLSHISYAQFNTFTRAGQSQQQQQQQQPPPNPSVASDFPGDCSLLDSTSQLAYDNYGYPSHYQTYRMGFAPSSLATLEACPSYEMYGLGSGVGPGVGPGVGPGVGPGVGPVVGPGVGPGLGGPGVAVGPGGPAPSGSETGLGKYGSSTRFSYTSQHSDYSHSRHTQRMQTHV from the exons AtgcagaggctgctgctccTGAGTTTGCTGTTGAGTTTTCAAACTG tGTGGACAGCGAGGTTCTCTCAGGAGCCGGCAGACCAGTCGGTGGTGCGGGGCCAGAGGGTGCTCCTGTCCTGTGTTGTCTTCAACTACTCGGGCATTGTTCAGTGGACCAAAGATGGCCTGGCTCTGGGCATCGGAGAGGACCTGCGGG CCTGGCCCAGGTACCGCGTGCTGCGCGTGCAGGAGTTGGGCCAGTACAACCTGGAGATCTTGTCTGCTGATCTGTCTGATGACTCCCTGTACGAGTGCCAGGCCCCCGATGCCGCCCTGAGGTCCAGGAGGGCCAAACTTACCGTGCTCA TCCCCCCAGACAACCCAGTTATCGATGGGGGTCCGGAGGTGTTGCTGAATGCGGGGGAGTCCTACAACCTGAGCTGCGTGTCCCGAGGGGCCAAACCCCCTTCTATGATCGAGTGGCTTAAAGACGGTCTACCTGTGGATGGGGCTGCCAGCACCACT GAGGTGCTTCCGGACAGGAAGAGGGTGACCACGCATAGCTACCTGCCCATCCAGCCCGTCGACTCCGACACCGGGAGGAACTACAGCTGTGTGGCCACCAACCTGGCTGTTCCCACGGGAAAAAGCACAACGGTCACCCTCAACGTTCATC ATTCCCCGACAGTGACCTTGTCCATCGAGCCTCGCTCTGTCCTGGAGGGGGACAGAGTCACCTTCACCTGCCAGGCTCACGCCAACCCTCCTATTATGGGCTACAG TTGGGCCAAGGGCGGCGTGGTGCTACAGGGCGCCAGGGAGAGCGTGTTCACCACCAAGGCCGACCACTCCTTCTTCACCGAGCCTGTCTCATGTCTGGTTTTCAACGCTGTGGGAAAGACCAACGTCAGCATCCTGGTAGACGTTCACT TCGGTCCAATTCTGTTGGTGGAGCCGCAGCCAAAAACAGTAGACGTTGACTCTGATGTCACCCTAAACTGCAAATGGGCTGGGAACCCTCCTCTCACACTTACCTGGTTCAAAAAGGGTTCGAACATG GTTCTGAGTAACAGCAACCAGCTGTATCTGAAGTCAGTGAGCCAGGCGGATGCCGGCCAGTATGTGTGTAAGGCCATCGTCCCGCGGATAGGAGTAGGAGAGACGGAGGTCACACTCACCGTCAACG GTCCCCCCATCATCTCCAGTGATGCCGTCCAGTATGCtgtgaaaggagagagaggagaggtcaAATGCTACATAGCCAGCACACCACCTCCAGATAAGATT gtCTGGGCGTGGAAGGAGAACgtgtgggagaaggagaaggggacGCTGCTGGAGAGGTACACGGTGGAGCAGAGCAAATCGTCTGCCGAGGGGGGCGGCGTCCTCTCCACCCTCACCATCAACAACGTGATGGAGTCAGACTTCCTGTCCAACTACAACTGCACGGCCTGGAACTCGTTCGGCCCGGGCACCATGATCATCACATTGGAGGAGACGG AGGAAGTCCCGGTGGGGATCATAGCTGGTGGGACGGTGGGCTCTACCATCCTGCTGTTCATCTTTCTGCTGGTCCTCGTTTTGATCTTCTACCGGCAGCGCAAAGGCA GTCGGCGCGGGGTCACGCTGGGTAAGCCCGACATCAAGGTGGAGACGATAAACAAGGAGACCCACAGCTTAGAGGAGGACTCCGGCAGCGTGTCCACGGCTTCGCGCATGGTCAAGGCCATGTACTCG CCCTTTAAAGATGACATAGAGCTCAAGTCTGACCTCCGCAGCGACACCCTGGACACCCGCCAGGAGTATGACCTGAAG GACCCCACCAATGGCTACTACAACGTGCGAGCCTCCACCCACGATGAAGGGCGCCCTGCCTCCCGCTCCACCTTGCACTATTCCGACTACCGCTCCCCCGCGGGGACACCGGGGGGGGCGGCATCTATCAGCAGCAGTGCCGGGGGCTCAGGAGCCACGGCCAGCGGAGGAGCCCCGGGTCCCCCAGGCCCCCTCACCTCTCCGGGCCGCCCGCAGGCTTGCtatgacccccgccccccctccagacTGTCCCACATCAGCTACGCCCAGTTCAACACCTTCACCCGCGCAGGccagagccagcagcagcagcagcagcagcagccgccacCTAACCCCTCAGTGGCCAGCGACTTCCCGGGAGACTGCAGCCTCCTGGACTCCACCTCCCAGCTGGCCTACGACAACTACGGATACCCCTCGCACTACCAGACCTACCGCATGGGCTTCGCCCCGTCCAGCCTGGCCACGCTGGAGGCCTGCCCATCCTATGAGATGTACGGGTTGGGATCCGGGGTGGGACCAGGGGTGGGACCAGGGGTGGGACCAGGGGTGGGACCAGGGGTGGGACCCGTAGTGGGACCCGGGGTGGGCCCCGGCTTGGGGGGCCCGGGGGTCGCCGTGGGTCCCGGAGGTCCCGCTCCCTCAGGATCAGAGACTGGACTAGGGAAGTACGGCAGCTCCACTCGCTTCTCCTACACCTCGCAACACTCTGACTACTCCCACAgccgacacacacagaggatgcaGACTCATGTGTGA